In Musa acuminata AAA Group cultivar baxijiao chromosome BXJ2-8, Cavendish_Baxijiao_AAA, whole genome shotgun sequence, one genomic interval encodes:
- the LOC135618337 gene encoding protein GOS9-like, translating into MAGEIKVGAWGGNGGSAWDMGAAYRITNIKIRAGDNIDAIVITFTRYGLTETKHFGGSGGTLYEIPLQEDEYLVGVEGSVDTLGRITLVRNLTLRTNKKSYGPFGTSGGKPFSVPVASGKIIGFFGRAGTMIDAIGVYLAPN; encoded by the exons ATG GCGGGAGAGATCAAGGTGGGGGCGTGGGGTGGCAACGGAGGGTCTGCATGGGACATGGGGGCTGCCTACCGCATCACCAACATCAAGATTCGCGCCGGAGACAACATCGACGCCATCGTGATCACCTTCACCCGTTATGGCCTGACCGAGACCAAGCACTTCGGTGGCTCCGGGGGCACACTCTACGAG ATTCCTCTGCAAGAGGACGAGTATCTTGTGGGCGTCGAGGGGTCTGTGGATACGCTGGGGAGAATCACTCTGGTGAGGAACCTGACGCTGAGGACCAACAAAAAAAGCTATGGACCTTTCGGCACCAGTGGCGGAAAGCCTTTCTCCGTTCCTGTAGCCTCGGGTAAGATCATTGGCTTCTTTGGACGTGCGGGCACCATGATTGATGCCATAGGAGTTTACCTCGCACCTAACTAG